In Oscillospiraceae bacterium, the genomic window TATAAGATCGCCGGTTACCCCAACGACGTGGCCCACATCGTGAGCGACGAGGGCTATGGCCGCAACGACTACATTGAGACCGAGCGCCCGCTGGTGGTCATCACGGCCCCTGGCCCCGGCAGCGGTAAGATGGCCACCTGCCTGTCCCAGCTGTACCACGAGTACAAGCGGGGCGTGAAGGCCGGTTACGCCAAGTTCGAGACCTTCCCCATCTGGAACATTCCCCTCAAGCACCCGGTGAACCTGGCCTACGAGGCCGCCACCGCCGACCTGAACGACGTGAACATGATCGACCCGTTCCATCTGGAAGCCTATGGGGTCACCACCGTCAACTACAACCGAGACATCGAGATCTTCCCGGTGGTGAACGCCATGTTTGAGCTGATCGCCGGGAAGAGCCCCTACAAGAGCCCCACGGACATGGGCGTGAACATGGCAGGCAACTGCATCGTGGACGATGAGGTCTGCCGTGAGGCCTCCCGCAAGGAGATCGTGCGCCGCTACTTCAAGTGCCTGTGCCAGCAGAAGATCACCGGCACTGTGCACGAGAGCGAGCGCTACAAGCTGGAACTGCTGATGAATCAGGCGGGCCTGAATGTGGGCAGCCGTGCTGTGGAACAGCAGGCCCATGCCCGCAGCGAGGCCACCGGCGGCGCGCCTGCAACTGCCATTGAGCTGAGCGACGGCACTGTGATCACCGGCAAGACCGGCCCCCTGCTGGGCGCGACGGCCAGCGCCCTGATCAATGCCCTCAAGGCACTGGCCGGCATCCCGCAGGAGACCGACCTGATCAGCGCTGCCGCCATCGAGCCCATCCAGACGCTCAAGACCAACTATCTGGGCGGCAAGAACCCCCGTCTGCACACCGACGAGATCCTGATCGCCCTGTCCAGCAGCGCCGCCACCAACGAGCTGGCAGCGGCTGCCCTGCACCAGCTGCCCAACCTCAAGGGCTGCGACGTGCACTCCACCGTGCTGCTGTCCGGCGTGGACACCGGCACCCTGAACCGTCTGGGCATGTACCTCACCTGTGACCCCGTCTACGAGGAAGAGGACCGCAAGTACCACAAGCAGTAAAGAATCAGACCTGTAAAGGGCCGCTGCACCAGTTGAGGTGCAGCGGCCCTTTTTTGAATTTTGGAAAAGCCGCACTTTTTGCGGTAGAGGGGGCTTATTCTGCGAAAACAAGGTGCCCGGAAGGCCCCCTAGGGGGCAGCACAAAAAAGGCGCAGGACTGCCCGGGGAAGTTTGCAAAATCCCTTGACAAACAGTTACCGGGGGGGGGTATTATATAGGTGGTAAGCGGCCCTATGATACGGTTTGGGGCTGCAAAAAAAGATTGTGAGGTTGATTTTTATGTCTAACATCTCTCGTCGTAGCTTTCTGAAGGGTGCAGGTGTTGCGGCTCTGGCCGTGGCTGCTGCTGGTGTTCTGGCGGGCTGCTCTGACAAGGAGACCCCTGATACCGGCGCAAAGCGTGATGTGAAGCTGAAGTATCTCAGCACCAGTGCTGGTAAGGTCTTTGGCGATGTCGTCATCCAGGTCCCTGCTCTGGCAACGACCGTGAGCTTTGCCACCATCCAGGCAAACAAGCCTGCAGCTGCTGAAGGCTACGACTTCATCAGCACCGAGGACGGGAAAATTGATGATAAGGGCATCGTTACCATCAACATGGTCGTGAAGCAGGCTCCCAAGGTGGAAGTGCAGGTCAAGTATATGCTGGTCGATTTCGGCACTGCAACCGAGCTGAACGCTACTGACAGCAAGCTGGACGGCGCAAAGCTGAAGGTGTCCGTTGCTGCTGGCACCACCAAGATCGATACCGCAGACCTGCTGCCTGCAACCAGCACCCTGGCAATCTGCGATGCTCAGCACATGCCCACCACCGAGGGCCTGGTGAACGGTGCTGTGACCAACGGCATTGCTACTGTCTACGTTTACAAGAAGTAAGACAGCTTGCTGAAAAAGCATTGACCCACAACAGGAGCTGATGCAAAAGCCCCGACAAAAGACCAGAGCCAGAAGGCCGTTTACGGCTGGGCTCTGGTCTTTTGCTTTGCAAAACCATAAAAAGGAGCGGCTGTACACGGAACTTTCCGCATACAGCCGCTCCTTTTGGTGCAAAACCGCTGTTGGCTTACTGCTTATCGGCGGTGCGGGCATAGAAGTTTGCCAGCACGGCACCGGAGATGTTGTGCCACACCGAGAACACGGCACCCGGGATGGTGGCCAGCGGGTACTGGGCAAAGTGGGCGGCAGCCAGGCTGGTGGCCAGGCCGGAGTTCTGCATACCGACCTCAATGGAGATGGCGCGGCACTTGGTGGAATCCAGCTTCAGGGCCTTGCCCACGGCGTAGCCGGTCAGGTAGCCCAGCAGGTTGTGCAGGACGACCACGACTAGGATCAGAAGGCCGCTGGTCATGATCTTGGCACTGTTGGCAGAGACCACGGCGCAGATGATCAGCACGATGGCGGTAGTGGACACCAGCGGCAGCACGCGCACGGCCTGCTGGGTGAACTCATGGAAGAAGTGGTTTACCACAAAGCCCAGTGCGATGGGCACCAGCACCACCTTGACGATGGAGAGGAACATGTTCACGGGGTTCACGTCCACGCGCTGACCGGCGTACAGCAGGGTGAGCAGCGGGGTGAGCACAGGAGCCAGCACGGTGGAAACGGCGGTCATGCCGACGGACAGAGCAACATCGCCCTTGGACAGGTAGGTCATCACGTTGGAAGAGGTGCCGCCGGGGCAGGTGCCCACCAGAATGACGCCGATGGCCAGCTCGGTGGGCAGGTGGAACACCATGGTCAGCACCCATGCCAGGAAGGGCATGAGGGTGAACTGTGCCACGCAGCCTACGATGACGTCCTTCGGGCGGCTGAACACCACCTTGAAGTCATTGGGCTTCAGCGTCAGGCCCATGCCGAACATCACGATGCCCAGCAGAGTGTTCACCCAGCTGGTTTTGACCACGCTGAACGGGCCGGGGAAGAACAGGGCACCGGCTGCCACCACGATGACGATGGCGGCCATGTACTTGCCCACAAAATCGCTTACTTTTTCCAGAGTTTTCATGTTGTTTCGTCCTTTCTGTTTTACAGGCTGTTCTTGCATGAAACATCCGGAATGGCCTGGTGCCGCAATAAAAAAACGCCTTTGTCTCCCATCATAAGAGACAAAGGCGTGTACATCCTCTGCGGTACCACTCTTACTTGCCGACCCAGAACCGGGC contains:
- a CDS encoding DUF1846 domain-containing protein, which produces MKIGFDNDKYLAMQSEHIRERIQKFDNKLYLEFGGKLFDDYHASRVLPGFQPDSKLQMLLQLKDQAEIVIVISAEDIVSSKIRGDYGITYDLDVLRLIDAFQGVGLYVGSVCVTKYTAAPEVEAFEKRLNDLGIRTFRHYKIAGYPNDVAHIVSDEGYGRNDYIETERPLVVITAPGPGSGKMATCLSQLYHEYKRGVKAGYAKFETFPIWNIPLKHPVNLAYEAATADLNDVNMIDPFHLEAYGVTTVNYNRDIEIFPVVNAMFELIAGKSPYKSPTDMGVNMAGNCIVDDEVCREASRKEIVRRYFKCLCQQKITGTVHESERYKLELLMNQAGLNVGSRAVEQQAHARSEATGGAPATAIELSDGTVITGKTGPLLGATASALINALKALAGIPQETDLISAAAIEPIQTLKTNYLGGKNPRLHTDEILIALSSSAATNELAAAALHQLPNLKGCDVHSTVLLSGVDTGTLNRLGMYLTCDPVYEEEDRKYHKQ
- a CDS encoding twin-arginine translocation signal domain-containing protein, producing MSNISRRSFLKGAGVAALAVAAAGVLAGCSDKETPDTGAKRDVKLKYLSTSAGKVFGDVVIQVPALATTVSFATIQANKPAAAEGYDFISTEDGKIDDKGIVTINMVVKQAPKVEVQVKYMLVDFGTATELNATDSKLDGAKLKVSVAAGTTKIDTADLLPATSTLAICDAQHMPTTEGLVNGAVTNGIATVYVYKK
- a CDS encoding bile acid:sodium symporter family protein, which encodes MKTLEKVSDFVGKYMAAIVIVVAAGALFFPGPFSVVKTSWVNTLLGIVMFGMGLTLKPNDFKVVFSRPKDVIVGCVAQFTLMPFLAWVLTMVFHLPTELAIGVILVGTCPGGTSSNVMTYLSKGDVALSVGMTAVSTVLAPVLTPLLTLLYAGQRVDVNPVNMFLSIVKVVLVPIALGFVVNHFFHEFTQQAVRVLPLVSTTAIVLIICAVVSANSAKIMTSGLLILVVVVLHNLLGYLTGYAVGKALKLDSTKCRAISIEVGMQNSGLATSLAAAHFAQYPLATIPGAVFSVWHNISGAVLANFYARTADKQ